The nucleotide sequence ATATCCTGCTTGTATTTTGTGCAGCTCAGATTTAAGGTGCCTACAGAACATGTGTCTGTGTCATGTGCTCTTTGTGTGTTCCAACATCAAACATAAATTTCTACAATTTTCACAGCTTATGATACAGTTCAAATGCATAGTACAGAAATTTTCATATGATACATTTGAAATGCACAGTACAGAAATTTTAGTAAAGCATTGATGTGTCATCAACAATTAGCTCAAGCAAGGCCAATTAATATCAGCATTGTTAACCTAATGCTTTATAAGAAATAGGTTATAAAATTAAGAATATGGTTTCAACAGCAAATACCTCagatatgttttaaatattaGATAACCAGAACCTCCCTCTACTTGAGCAAAAACATCATAGAGTGGCGTATAATTTGGTTTCCTCTGAATCTGAACTGTAATGTGTAAAGAACAATTTTCTAGTCCCCATGATCACACAGATGAGCTTGAAAGTCTGTATGTATGCAGTGCCTGCTAAAGGCTCAGATGCCAACTCAGGCAATGCTATCAGGGTCTTCATGCCTTGCAGATCTTGCTTTTCCTTCCTCATCTTATTAAACCAGACATATTTACAGATTATGATCAAGTGAACATAAAACCAAGCCATGGGTTGCACTAACTACAGTTTAGAATTCAAACTATTGTTTGAGAATGGTATAGAAGGCAAACCATGCTTTCATTTTCTATCCTTTCTGCACTCAGCTTCTTATGTGCATGTTGTTCACTCCCTTCACAGCAACCTCTGAAAGCAGAGTGATGGTCATAGCTATACCATGTCAAGCCAGATATCATGCCAAACCACTAGGAGCAGAAATTATGGTTTGCAAACCCACGTCAAAGAGTTATTTCTGTTTGTTGGTTGATTGCAAACCATTGTTTTGTCAGTTCAGACACCATGGCCAAATTTCCTTAACCATAGTGTGATATCTAAACTGAACCTTAAGGGTAGAATTGCTCAAATTAGGATCTAGAGAGCATAACATTTCTGAATGAGACATAGCCACCTCCTCTTTCAAGTCAACAGGAGAGTCTTCTGGGGCATTGGATTTAAATTCTAGCATTTTCTTCTATGAATAGGCAGAATAGTCTCAGTCTCCACTGCTGTTGTATGGCGATGCCGTTTCTCCCATTGTCATTTTCCTGTTGCTCATCAAGttgctttccttccctcctccttttctcttcaggTGGCGAACCTACTGCGACTGTTCCAGATTCCCCAGATCAGCTATGCCTCCACCAGCGCCAAGCTCAGCGATAAGTCTCGCTATGATTACTTCGCTCGCACTGTCCCGCCAGACTTCTACCAGGCTAAGGCTATGTCTGAGATCCTACGTTTCTTCAACTGGACCTACGTCTCCACAGTGGCCTCAGAAGGTGACTATGGAGAAACAGGCATCGAAGCTTTTGAGCAGCAAGCCCGGGCTCGCAACATCTGCATTGCCACCTCTGAGAAAGTGGGACGTTCCATGAACAAGAAGACTTTTGACGGGGTGATCAAGGCACTACTGCAGAAGCCCAGTGCGAGGGTTGTAGTGCTGTTCACCCGAAGTGAAGATGCTCGGGAGCTTTTGGCAGCTGCACAGAGGATCAATGTGTCCTTCACATGGGTGGCCAGTGATGGCTGGGGTGCCCTTGAGAGCGTAGTGGCTGGCAGTCAGTCAGTAGCTGACGGAGCTATCACAATTGAATTGGCGTCCTACCCAATACAGGAATTTGGGGTATACTTCCGAAACCTTGACCCCTACAACAACAGCCGAAACCCATGGTTCCGGGAGTTCTGGGAACACAAGTTCCAGTGCAGCTTCCACAACCAGAACTGTAGCCGCTTCTCCCTGAAGACAGGCAAGTTTGAACAGGAATCCAAGATCATGTTTGTAGTCAATGCAGTCTACGCAATGGCTCATGCCCTTCACAACATGTACCAAGCGCTGTGTCCCAATGCTACCAAGCTCTGTGATTCCATGAAGCCTGTGAATGGCAAGAGGTTCTACAAAGATTTCATGCTGAATGTGACATTTGATGGTAAGCTAAGGCCATGGTTTGGGGTAAGGATAACAAAGACTTGGGCTGTGGTGGAGAAGAAGGGTGGGAGGGGCAGGATTTGGGCTGCAGCCTCAGAATGAGATCTCAGGGTTAGTTCTCTTACATGGGGGCAATGTGTGCTTTTCTGTACAGGCACATGCCACATGAAGCTTTCCTGTTTCATTGAAGAGAAAACAGTTGAATTCCTTCTGGTGACATCTCAGGATTATTCCCACCCCCAGTCAGTTCTTCTACTATTTTAGAGTTGATTTTACAAATAGAGTAAACTGTAGTTCTGCTAGGCCAAGTGTGCCTGGAGATTTGATTTAACTATAATTTGCCTTTCCATATGTTCCTTTTTCGTATCAGGACAAAAAACGGGCAGATCAACCCCCATTCAAAATGGTGTAggaattcattttattttatttttgtgatcAGGCTACACAACCCCACATATGTACACATCTAATTCACATCTATTCTTGTTTCTGCATGTAATATTCTAGCCAATGAGGGCAATGGCTCTGGGATGACTAACAAGCAccatgcttttattttaaaatgtttataaaattAAATGTTACAAACATGTAATACAATTATATAGCTTTAGACGTAATGAACTAGATGTCATTATTATGTTCTGGCTGTTCTGCAATATGCCATGTGGAACAGCATCTCACCATCAGCATCTCACAGAGGGGCATTGTCCTCTCTCAATAAGCCAAAATTCCAAGTTCCAAGTCCATAATTACAAGCATATTGCAGGGGGAAGGTCTGAGCCTGGGTTATGCCAGACTTGCAACGTTGCCCAGTATTATCACTGGTTTTGCTGTTGCAGGTGAGTTAGAGTAGTGTAGGACAGCAACACTCCGgtgtaatttatgtatttatttatttatttatttattttaaaatatttctagcccgctctattttaaccagaaactcagagcggcgGACAGCAGCAATAGAATAAAAACTATACAATACACCcaatacatacaatcaacaagttaaaaaacatacaaaaaatttaTGCTACTATCgtaatttgttaaaattcctaTTCTGCATTTAGTTTAAACGCCGTCCGGAAAAGGAGTGTCTTAACCTGGCGGCGGAATGCCAAAAGCGAAGGGGCCAACCGTACCTCTACTggtaaagcattccagagtctGGGAGCGATGACAGAGAACGCCCTATCTCTAGTTCTTGATAAATGCGCTTGTGAGGCTGAAGGAATCACAAGAAGCATATCCTCAGAGGACCTCAATGCACGGGAGGGTTCATAACAAGACAACTGGTCGGACAAATAggcagggcccaagccgtgtagggctttaaaggttaacaccagcactttgaattgagtccggaaacacagcggcagccagtggagttgctgtaacaggggggtagtatgtgTTCGAAGGCCGGCCCCGGTCAGCATTCTCACTGCTGCTCGttgaaccagtttaagtttccgaactgtcttcaatggcagccccacgtagagtgcgttgcagtaatcaagccgggatgtaactagggcATGCGTTACCCTCGTCAGATCGGACGTCTCTAGAATTCAATGCTGTTGTCCAACCTCCTGGTAggttggagggtttttttagtgggGGAGGGAAGGCATGGGGGCAGGGCTGAAAAGTTTACTATAGCAACAGTGCAATTGATTAAGAGGGCTAGGGGTGGGGAAGTGAAAGGAGCAGGGAGTTCAGATGCAGGTAGAAAGACAGGCATCGAGTTTATCCACTGAAAAACAGCAGAGCACTAGATCTGGTATAAAAGTTTTTCAGAGGGCAGATCTGCCCAGCTCAGTGGACCAGGTGCCCAGACCTTGCCACTGTTCAATCACCAGGCCTACCAAAAATGGCACACATGTTCTCTGACACTAATCATGATATTCTTTGCCCTTCCCTAGAAAAATACTGGCTATGGGCCTGCTTGCAACCCCAATCTGCTGTTGAGTGGAATGAAGACTTAGTCCAAGTTCCCTTTCCCCATCTCCACCATCCTGACTAACAAGTGTTCACTGTGGTGAGAAGCCTCAGTATCAAGGCTTTTATAGCACAACCTGCTAGGGAGGGGAAGGAATTGGGGGAAAGGTTCTCACAATATTCCAGTTTCACTGGATTTGATGTCCCTCAGGTGACTGGTCCTTTTGTGCTTGTATTTTTCCCCCTCTTCTAAACAGCAGCCCTGAAGAGCCCTAATCCAAATTGAAACTGCAGTGTGGATGAAGGGGGGCTTTAACCACTTGGTCCTGCTGAAGTGCCAGTCTGGATCAAGGCCCTTGAGGCTGCTATACAATAAAGGAAAAACAAGCATGCAAAGCCAGTTATGTGCATAACGTcacgtctagtttggcccttagagcTACTCCACCCTTTACGTGGCAATCATGTTTGCTGAGGATACACAAGTGCAGTGGGGATGACAGACACACGTCTTTGAACATCTCTGTACAAATGTCTGGGATTAATTAAGATCCTGTGTtgaaacaacaaaaatgaaaagaaaaacaactAACCAGAAAACGTGAGCACATTCAGCATGCTAAAACCAGTGATTATGACACTTGCAATTGAAACTGTAAGGTCAAAAAGACAAAACATCCCATCAGGCtttggttcttttttaaaatgttgatttgAATAGCAGTTTTGAATTTTGTGATTAAAAATAAccaaataatatgtttttaaaaatggcattctaacaaaacagcattttctgcccaaatgtgtttttttttcttagtGAAACATTTTTCCGCTCAGTGCTACTAGACAAAGGCAGATTCatttcaaagtatgataaccttttgTAAATAATTCTCTGTAGATCTGCCCTGGAAAGGATAGTGACAGGTACGTGCAGAGCCAGATCCAATTAAATATGGACATCTGATCTTGTAATCATTTAGTTTTTCTATAATTTAAATTAGACTTTGCTATTTCACTTCATAGCTCCATTTCGACCATCATTAGACACCAAAAGCACAGTTCGATTTGACCACTGCGGGGATGGAATTGGCCGTTACAATATCTTCAACTACCACAGAGCCAATGGGAGGTATCGCTATCAGAAGGTGGGCTATTGGGCAGAAGGGCTCATCCTAAACACAAGCCTCATTCCATGGGTGAAGACCTCAATTCCTGTTTCCCAGTGCAGTGATCCCTGCAAGAAGAATGAAATGAAGAGCATGCAACCAGGAGACATGTGCTGCTGGATATGCATTCCGTGCCAACCTTATGAATATCTGCTGGATGAATTCACTTGCCGGGATTGTGGTCCTGGCTATTGGCCCAACGAGATACTGAATGAATGCTATGAGCTACCCCAAGAGTATATCCGCTGGAAGGATGTGTGGGCTATCGGACCAGTCACTATTTCTTGCCTTGGCTTCATCTCCACTCTGTTTGTTTTTGGAGTCTTTGCTAAGAATAATGACACTCCCATTGTGAAGGCCTCTGGCCGTGAACTGTGTTACATCCTGCTCACTGGGGTCTTGATGTGCTACAGCATGACGTTCATCTTCATTGCTAAGCCCTCCACTGTGGTCTGTACCTTGCGGCGACTGGGGCTGGGCACTTCCTTTGCTGTCTGCTACTCTGCCCTCTTGACCAAGACAAACCGTATTGCTCGGATCTTCAGTGGGGTAAAGGAGGGTGTGCAGCGCCCACGATTCATCAGCCCCACCTCACAAGTGGTCATCTGCATGGCTCTGATTTCTTGTCAGCTAATTATTGTTGTCATCTGGCTCATGGTGGAGACTCCTGGCACCAGAAAGGAAACAGAGTCTGACAAAAGGTACATTGTCACCCTCAAGTGCAACAACCGAGACTCGAGTATGCTCATTTCACTCACCTACAATGTCCTCTTGATAGTCCTGTGTACAGTCTATGCCTTCAAGACCAGGAAATGTCCCGAAAACTTCAATGAGGCCAAGTTCATTGGATTCACCATGTATACCACATGCATCATTTGGCTGgccttcctgcccatcttctaTGTCACCTCCAGTGATTACCGGGTAagtcatctgttgttgtgagagaggCCTAAACGTAGCCTGTGGCAGACAACACTGGATAACTTATCTTTATTCTGTTGTGTGAGGGAGAAAAAAGGGAAGGGCTA is from Rhineura floridana isolate rRhiFlo1 chromosome 3, rRhiFlo1.hap2, whole genome shotgun sequence and encodes:
- the GRM2 gene encoding metabotropic glutamate receptor 2 codes for the protein MASSATLWILLVYPVTCHSNSQNPGHNVAAKKEISLEGDLVIGGLFPVHEKGGPAEECGKINEHRGIQRLEAMLFALDEINKNQRILPGIILGTHILDTCSKDTYALEQSLDFVRASLTRVDGSEHICPDGSYAIHDDVPTAITGVIGGSYSDVSIQVANLLRLFQIPQISYASTSAKLSDKSRYDYFARTVPPDFYQAKAMSEILRFFNWTYVSTVASEGDYGETGIEAFEQQARARNICIATSEKVGRSMNKKTFDGVIKALLQKPSARVVVLFTRSEDARELLAAAQRINVSFTWVASDGWGALESVVAGSQSVADGAITIELASYPIQEFGVYFRNLDPYNNSRNPWFREFWEHKFQCSFHNQNCSRFSLKTGKFEQESKIMFVVNAVYAMAHALHNMYQALCPNATKLCDSMKPVNGKRFYKDFMLNVTFDAPFRPSLDTKSTVRFDHCGDGIGRYNIFNYHRANGRYRYQKVGYWAEGLILNTSLIPWVKTSIPVSQCSDPCKKNEMKSMQPGDMCCWICIPCQPYEYLLDEFTCRDCGPGYWPNEILNECYELPQEYIRWKDVWAIGPVTISCLGFISTLFVFGVFAKNNDTPIVKASGRELCYILLTGVLMCYSMTFIFIAKPSTVVCTLRRLGLGTSFAVCYSALLTKTNRIARIFSGVKEGVQRPRFISPTSQVVICMALISCQLIIVVIWLMVETPGTRKETESDKRYIVTLKCNNRDSSMLISLTYNVLLIVLCTVYAFKTRKCPENFNEAKFIGFTMYTTCIIWLAFLPIFYVTSSDYRVQTTTMCISVSLSGTVVLGCLFTPKLHVILFQPQKNVASLRVSTNRFSVTAAGSSHSHGSSSQYVPTVCNGREVVDSTTSSL